From the genome of Plectropomus leopardus isolate mb chromosome 13, YSFRI_Pleo_2.0, whole genome shotgun sequence, one region includes:
- the LOC121952225 gene encoding LOW QUALITY PROTEIN: post-GPI attachment to proteins factor 2-like (The sequence of the model RefSeq protein was modified relative to this genomic sequence to represent the inferred CDS: deleted 1 base in 1 codon) has translation MLQGPYASLERDRPLIRLPFTSFAVVTVLLPLTGLIACLFIALVYHFEEATSTHCHVSNYLPSISAAISRVPERYIWRCCIGLHSAPRYLVSASYFSFYRGRFAKRLPELLLSGLALLSSLAENTGLLLLTYVASTETYNVHKNGFIVFIASSLLHMLITCRLWHVIRRHYVNPEEMTSYRWKVRLFLFNVSCCLAAAYFFRRHNKYCETGVYTLFAFFEYLVVFSNMAFHMTAFWDFGSKEVIVATPPEDKRY, from the exons ATGCTCCAGGGGCCGTACGCCAGCCTGGAGCGGGACCGTCCGCTCATCCGGCTCCCTTTCACCAGCTTCGCTGTGGTGACGGTGCTGCTGCCTCTGACCGGCCTCATCGCCTGCCTCTTCATCGCGCTCGTGTACCACTTTGAAGAGGCCACGTCCACGCACTGTCAT GTGTCAAACTACCTCCCGTCCATCAGTGCCGCCATCAGCCGCGTGCCGGAGCGCTACATCTGGCGTTGCTGCATCGGGCTGCACTCGGCGCCGCGCTACCTGGTGTCTGCCAGCTACTTCAGCTTCTACCGCGGCCGCTTCGCCAAGAGGCTCccggagctgctgctgagcgGGCTGGCGCTCCTCAGCAGCCTCGCCGAGAACACGGGCCTGCTGCTGCTCACGTACGTGGCGTCCACCGAAACCTACA atgTTCAT AAAAACGGTTTCATCGTGTTCATCGCGAGCTCGCTGCTGCACATGCTCATTACATGCAGACTGTGGCACGTGATCAGGAGACACTATGTCAACCCAGAG GAAATGACGTCTTATCGCTGGAAGGTGCGTCTCTTCCTGTTTAACGTCAGCTGCTGTCTGGCCGCCGCGTACTTCTTCAGACGCCACAACAAGTACTGTGAGACGGGAG TCTACACGCTGTTCGCCTTCTTCGAGTACCTGGTGGTCTTCTCCAACATGGCGTTCCACATGACGGCGTTCTGGGACTTCGGGAGCAAAGAGGTGATCGTGGCCACGCCCCCTGAGGACAAGCGGTACTGA
- the timd4 gene encoding T-cell immunoglobulin and mucin domain-containing protein 4, protein METSHTHTHTHTHTHTHSVSLTPPSAPSQRHTVSSHWTMDTHTHTHTHTHRMAAASPCRCRTPQTFIIFLFVLSGGPFLSVSCFKVAEGGVASLTCQYSVKRFGLSRVCWGRGCGTFWCNNILVQTDEHGVITKVTDRYRLTGDVLDGQMDLDILNVRRTDSGPYCCRVDIDGIFNDKKVIMNLRVVKAPVTSSPPTTTTSTTTNQVTEPSASTVNWKSLLSSQLDLLRRNSTLLRSETVTVKDSLPSVSLQINVPVLSLSLTVLLILAGVFLFLAFKRGVYRRAIKTGCFSSEEPPHIIYEIRMRRPVQENIYTLD, encoded by the exons ATGGAgacgtctcacacacacacacacacacacacacacacacacacacacagtgtgtctCTGACCCCTCCCTCCGCTCcgtcacagagacacactgtgtCGTCTCACTGGacaatggacacacacacacacacacacacacacactcacaggatGGCTGCCGCCTCGCCTTGCCGCTGTCGAACGCCTCAGACCttcatcatcttcctcttcGTCCTGTCAG gaggaccgtttttgtctgtttcctgttttaaagtGGCGGAGGGGGGCGTGGCCTCTCTGACGTGTCAGTACTCGGTGAAGCGGTTCGGGCTGAGTCGGGTCTGCTGGGGTCGCGGCTGCGGGACCTTCTGGTGCAACAACATCCTGGTGCAGACGGACGAGCACGGCGTCATCACTAAG GTGACGGACCGATACCGGCTGACGGGGGACGTgctggatggacagatggacctGGACATCCTGAACGTGAGGCGGACGGACAGCGGGCCGTACTGCTGCAGGGTGGACATCGACGGGATCTTCAACGACAAGAAGGTGATCATGAACCTGAGAGTGGTCAAAG ctCCGGTCACCAGTTCACCTCCAACCACAACCACATCAACAACAACCAATCAGGTGACGGAGCCGTCGGCCTCCACAG TAAACTGGAAATCTCTGCTGTCGTCTCAGCTGGACCTTCTGAGGAGGAACTCCACGCTGCTGCGGTCCGAAACCGTCACG GTAAAGGACTCTCTGccgtctgtctctcttcagATCAACGTTCCCGTCCTCTCGCTCTCCCTCACTGTGCTGTTGATCTTAGCCGGAGTTTTCCTCTTTCTGGCCTTCAAAc GTGGAGTTTACAGAAGAGCCATAAAAACCGGCTG TTTCTCCTCTGAAGAACCTCCTCACATCATCTACGAGATCCGGATGAGGAGACCAGTCCAGGAGAACATCTACACCCTGGACTAG